Proteins encoded by one window of Kribbella italica:
- a CDS encoding CPBP family intramembrane glutamic endopeptidase, whose product MTADASPRQSPIRQTTGAGLTALTLAVLATVGSSLAIQLVAEDVPRIALGILVTLLLCVGGALLRTRGRHRPVGDAVLALGALSVFGWASAVITSIPAVDRWLEAVPLAVAFLVVNATKLTSVAALVIIAVACGWTRDGLLFVRGRINGRTCVPGLRWPVVGPIVIVAVVALFLTAPEVLANFTGVRQVADLLLPVLPFLLAGPLVNAVSEELLYRHALITTLRPLIGAGVAVVVSSAIFGLGHVTGSPGGWTGVLFTFGYGLVSALAMLQNRGTVWNTGIHFFADLAAISALIIAAA is encoded by the coding sequence ATGACCGCCGACGCCTCCCCGAGGCAGAGCCCGATCCGGCAGACCACCGGCGCCGGCCTGACGGCGTTGACCCTCGCCGTCCTGGCGACCGTGGGCAGCAGCCTGGCGATCCAGCTCGTCGCAGAGGATGTCCCGCGGATCGCGCTGGGGATCCTCGTCACGCTGCTGCTGTGCGTGGGCGGCGCGCTGCTGCGGACCCGCGGCCGGCACCGGCCGGTCGGCGACGCCGTTCTCGCGCTGGGAGCGCTGTCGGTCTTCGGCTGGGCCTCGGCCGTCATCACGTCGATTCCCGCCGTCGACCGCTGGCTCGAGGCCGTTCCGCTGGCGGTCGCGTTCCTCGTCGTCAACGCCACCAAGCTCACGTCCGTCGCCGCGCTGGTGATCATCGCGGTCGCCTGCGGGTGGACACGCGACGGCCTGCTCTTCGTCCGCGGCCGCATCAACGGGCGGACCTGCGTCCCCGGGCTCCGCTGGCCGGTCGTGGGTCCGATCGTCATCGTCGCGGTGGTGGCGCTGTTCCTGACCGCACCGGAGGTCCTGGCCAACTTCACCGGCGTCCGGCAGGTTGCCGACCTGCTTCTTCCGGTCCTGCCGTTCCTGCTCGCCGGACCGCTCGTCAACGCCGTCTCGGAGGAACTGCTGTACCGGCACGCGCTGATCACCACATTGCGGCCCCTGATCGGTGCCGGCGTCGCCGTGGTCGTGTCCTCCGCGATCTTCGGTCTCGGCCACGTCACCGGAAGTCCCGGAGGCTGGACCGGCGTCCTGTTCACCTTCGGCTACGGACTCGTGAGTGCGCTGGCGATGCTCCAGAACCGGGGCACGGTCTGGAACACCGGGATCCACTTCTTCGCCGACCTGGCCGCGATCTCGGCGCTGATCATCGCCGCGGCCTGA
- a CDS encoding MarR family transcriptional regulator has translation MTIEETGTRALAVPEREVPLSGIATVQTEQLIGDVGDALRLLDAVERVRGHAHPLILGLQDAVGMKMPAALVLSAISNGRDSAAAVAEQVGTTTGEAELAIAELAGLGLVKSEPVLMVTGMGQARLSQLDALTVRVLDVITGILGPADAAQLVRLLHTVADGLETAAVTAAVGQVVPQALNN, from the coding sequence GTGACCATCGAAGAGACGGGGACCAGGGCACTGGCCGTGCCCGAGCGGGAAGTGCCGTTGAGCGGGATCGCGACGGTGCAGACCGAGCAGCTGATCGGTGACGTGGGGGACGCGCTGCGTTTGCTGGACGCGGTGGAGCGGGTCCGCGGGCACGCGCATCCTTTGATTCTGGGACTGCAGGACGCGGTCGGGATGAAGATGCCGGCGGCGCTCGTGCTCAGCGCGATCTCCAACGGACGGGACTCGGCGGCCGCCGTGGCCGAGCAGGTCGGGACGACGACCGGTGAGGCGGAGCTGGCGATCGCGGAGCTCGCGGGGCTGGGGCTGGTGAAGAGCGAGCCGGTGCTGATGGTGACCGGGATGGGGCAGGCGCGGCTGTCGCAGCTCGACGCGCTGACCGTTCGGGTGCTGGACGTGATCACGGGGATTCTCGGGCCGGCGGATGCGGCACAGCTCGTGCGGCTCCTGCACACGGTGGCCGACGGACTGGAGACCGCCGCGGTGACCGCGGCGGTCGGACAGGTCGTTCCACAGGCCTTGAACAACTGA
- a CDS encoding DUF3152 domain-containing protein, with the protein MRKVRIAGLGVVAALVVVGLLQADPFARHDLPDRAPVAASAPLDDPTATEGAPAESKPGKGGPQTPAKPAEPPITYPEQGSVSYSVLPGAPETIGTEGRLLTFEIDIEDGIKGIDRTELARFVRTTYGAPQGWTAGGKWRFRQVGPGQDPGFKLMFVTPATRDILCGGGCDHYTSCRIGQRVVLNIARWVNGVPNYGASLTEYRKYMLNHETGHRLGEAHELCPGPGRPAPVMQQQTLGLHGCTPYAWPYQDGRRYEGRLGKYDDPVPGT; encoded by the coding sequence ATGCGCAAGGTGAGGATCGCCGGTCTGGGTGTCGTCGCGGCACTGGTGGTGGTCGGGCTGTTGCAGGCCGACCCGTTCGCGCGGCACGACCTGCCCGACCGCGCGCCCGTCGCGGCGTCGGCACCGCTCGACGACCCCACGGCGACCGAGGGCGCTCCCGCCGAGAGCAAGCCTGGCAAGGGCGGCCCGCAGACCCCGGCCAAGCCCGCCGAGCCGCCGATCACCTACCCGGAGCAGGGCAGCGTCTCGTACTCCGTCCTGCCCGGCGCCCCGGAGACGATCGGGACCGAGGGCCGCCTGCTCACCTTCGAGATCGACATCGAGGACGGCATCAAGGGCATCGACCGGACCGAGCTCGCCCGCTTCGTCCGCACGACGTACGGCGCGCCGCAGGGCTGGACGGCCGGCGGGAAGTGGCGCTTCCGCCAGGTCGGTCCTGGTCAGGATCCGGGCTTCAAGCTGATGTTCGTCACGCCCGCGACCAGGGACATCCTCTGTGGCGGCGGTTGCGACCACTACACGAGCTGCCGGATCGGGCAGCGCGTCGTCCTGAACATCGCGCGCTGGGTGAACGGCGTACCGAACTACGGCGCCTCACTCACGGAGTACCGCAAGTACATGCTCAACCACGAGACCGGCCACCGCCTCGGCGAGGCCCACGAGCTCTGCCCCGGCCCTGGCCGGCCCGCGCCGGTGATGCAGCAGCAGACCCTGGGCCTGCACGGCTGCACCCCGTACGCCTGGCCGTACCAGGACGGGCGCCGCTACGAAGGCCGTCTCGGCAAGTACGACGACCCGGTGCCGGGCACCTGA
- a CDS encoding VOC family protein, which yields MFGQTKAFSGFSVDDVPAAKEFYAGILGLEVEEDHGMLHLKIAGGNTVLVYPKDDHVPAEYTMLNFPVDDITATARELAARGVAFERYDAGQDELGVMRGEGPLIAWFKDPAGNVLAILEV from the coding sequence ATGTTCGGACAGACGAAGGCGTTCAGCGGGTTCTCGGTGGATGACGTTCCGGCGGCCAAGGAGTTCTACGCCGGGATCCTCGGGCTGGAGGTCGAGGAGGACCACGGGATGCTGCACCTGAAGATCGCGGGCGGCAACACGGTGCTGGTCTATCCCAAGGACGACCACGTCCCGGCCGAGTACACGATGCTCAACTTCCCGGTCGACGACATCACCGCGACGGCGCGGGAGCTGGCGGCCCGCGGAGTGGCGTTCGAGCGGTACGACGCGGGGCAGGACGAGCTCGGGGTGATGCGCGGCGAAGGCCCGCTGATCGCCTGGTTCAAGGACCCGGCCGGGAACGTCCTGGCGATCCTCGAGGTGTGA